The genome window TGTCATAGAGAAGGGGGCACATTGTCACAGAGGTGTATGGCAGTCTGTGAATGGTGCCCTGGCTTGGATTACAGGGTGAGTGAGGAGCTGTAGCCTGGAGCAGAACAGTGCTGGTTGCCTGCTGATAATCCTATAGGAAAGCCAGGTCCATTGACATAGCTCAGAACACTAAAGCCCTTCCTCTCATGCAAGAGCAATGCACCATTTCCTCTCTTCAAGCCAGTAATCGGTATAGGCTTATAGTCTGTGCCAAAAACCTCCAAATTAACCAAATAGACAGCTGTGTTTGTAAAGTTTTCTGATCCAAAAACCCTTTGTTTGCTACAGTAGAATTTAAAGTGAAACCAAATAGTTTGGGGCCACAAAAGGACATTTTAATCTTCACTAGATGTTCAAAGTTGTTTGATTCTCATcgtttttctgtttctctctctaacagatCAGAGAAGCCAAGTTGGATGTAGAGAGCTGAGGTCCACCAAGTACATCTCTGATGGCCAATGCACAAGCATCAACCCCATAAAGGAGCTAGTATGTGCTGGCGAGTGCCTCCCCGCTCAGATGCTTCCCAACTGGATCGGCGGCGGCTACGGCAGAAAGTTCTGGAGCCGGAGGAACAGTCAGGACTGGCGCTGCGTCAACGACAAGACGCGCACCCAACGCATCCAGCTGCAGTGCCAGGACGGCAGCACAAGAACGTATAAAATCACCGCGGTCACCTCGTGCAAGTGTAAGAGGTACTCCCGGCAACACAACGAGTCGAGCCATATGAAGTTTGAGGAGCCTGCCTTGCCTCGGCCCCAGCATCTCCACAAGCACAAAGCCAAAGCCAAAAGGAGGCTAGGGAAGATCAAGCTAAATGAGAATTGGCATGAAGCAGAGCCCTAAGGCAGGACTGCAGAATGCCTCAGTGACTGTGGTCTTGGATTATCTCTTTATTGGGACTGGCTTGTTGTGAGGAGGACCACTGAAAGTGACTTTGTAAAAGCGAATGGCATTGGTTGCTTGCTATTTGAGGACCAATGAGCACCATTGAATCATTAGCTACTAAGATGAAATGAACCTAAATGGGGTCATCATGACCAATAGAACTTTCTGGAACTTTAAGATAATTCGCATCATTCAAGTTCTTGTATGACAATGTAAACCTGCTCTTCACTCCATTATACAAACACAGTTTTACAGCCAATATAATGTAAAAAAAAGTAAGCTCTGCACGAAAAGGGGTTTCCCATCACAAAAGCACCACAAATACACAATGTAAATAGGTGTACATATATAGTATGATATCACATGTCCTCTGAAGTATGGTAACATATGTATAAACTTTTTCTATAAGATGTATATGATGTAATATATATGTTGTATTGCTATTCATTTGATAAACCTTTTTTAACATGCATCACACACATTTAGCAAGAAGTTGTCATTGCTCATATTTtcatttgaaaaaataaaataaatgttaaaaCAAGTTTCACCTTATTGTATGTTGATTCTTACATTGGAGATCTAATTTGCCACTTTTTTCCCCCCTGCAATTATTTTATGTTTTAAGGGCTGTTTTCAAGGTCTTATTTCATTGATGTAAATCCATGTTCTGTGGTAGGCTACTTACACATAGTAATTTAGTTTTAATCATAACATGGGTGGCAGCGCATGTCGACCACCTACAACTATGTAGGCCTACCCCCAATTGTTCTATTGACCATTAGATGGTATTTCATTGTTGAAGCATGTAGGTCAAGTCATCCCATAGTATAAacctacacatacaattatctcagGCTAGTTATACTTCTGCACCAGATCAAGCAAGCTTGAATAAATAAATTAATatagcaggtagcctggcggtgaagagcgttgggccagtaactgaaatgttgctGGTTCGAAACCCTGAGCCAACGAGGTGAAAAATTGTGTCACTGTGCCCTTGAAGACACTTAACCATAATTGCTCTGattaagagcatctgctaaatgacctaaatgtatgCAAAATTGCATCAAGCAGTCAAAATTAAAAAGGCATGAAAGCATGCAGGATTAGCAAAATTGTCACAAATACATATGATAGGGGATATTAAAATCTTGGGACATCAGCAAAGACTCCACAGATAACATCAGTGACGTAGAGCTGGTATGGGGCTTCCTCGACAGCGCGCATGTGCAGCACTGTGGCTACACTGTAGCAGGATACAAATCGAATCAATCACTGGTCTACGCGACTCCGCCCATAAAGGAATGAATGAAACTGTATATGGGGATACCGATAGGACGTATTCGTGACCTCAGATGTTAGTCCGTTTTAACTTCAAATCAATCAATTGCCCTGAAGCACGTAAAAGAATACGGGCGACATGGACAGGCCTATTGAACCAGGACATTTCTCAGCATGCGAAGCCCGGTTAGACAAGCACATTGCGGGACGTTGCAGCGTGGATTTCCCCGTAGCTGTGGTTCTTCCAGCCGGTGGCAGTGGAGAAAGAACCGGGCTACTGACACCTAAACAGTTCTGCACGTTTCTCAATAGACCTCTGATAAGCTACACAATTCAAACTTTCGAGAGGTAACACTTGACGTGTCGAATGTTTGCATGCAAAAACATATGTCCCGTTTGGACGTTTGGAATACTGTAGTTTTATGGCCCTGCCCCTTAATCTTGTCACTGCGCAAGAGAGTAGCCACATGTAAACAAACCATTTCACTGGGGGTTTAAGCTCTTTTATGTTATCGTTGAATAAATATATGGTTTTGTAATGTCTCGTTACATTTAATAGATCTTTAATGAATCCATCAGGTCACACATTACACTTTGAGTCTTTCTACAACTTTCAACAACGTCCAAAATACCCTACTTGTTCTTGATACTGCCAGGTATTTTTGTTTCATACTGTGGAATTCTGATGAAATAATGTATGCAAATAATTGCAACCAAATGTGTTATGCATGGTAATATAACAGGTAAT of Oncorhynchus gorbuscha isolate QuinsamMale2020 ecotype Even-year linkage group LG15, OgorEven_v1.0, whole genome shotgun sequence contains these proteins:
- the LOC123997667 gene encoding sclerostin domain-containing protein 1-like; amino-acid sequence: MHLSACKSCHLLFLFCILVRSCQAFKNDATEILYSHVGTPVQDAPSNVSLNRARNGGRGAGNIAGNYRVDQRSQVGCRELRSTKYISDGQCTSINPIKELVCAGECLPAQMLPNWIGGGYGRKFWSRRNSQDWRCVNDKTRTQRIQLQCQDGSTRTYKITAVTSCKCKRYSRQHNESSHMKFEEPALPRPQHLHKHKAKAKRRLGKIKLNENWHEAEP